A single window of Phaenicophaeus curvirostris isolate KB17595 chromosome 24, BPBGC_Pcur_1.0, whole genome shotgun sequence DNA harbors:
- the SRSF3 gene encoding serine/arginine-rich splicing factor 3 yields MHRDSCPLDCKVYVGNLGNNGNKTELERAFGYYGPLRSVWVARNPPGFAFVEFEDPRDAADAVRELDGRTLCGCRVRVELSNGEKRSRNRGPPPSWGRRPRDDYRRRSPPPRRRSPRRRSFSRSRSRSLSRDRRRERSLSRDRNHKPSRSFSRSRSRSRSNERK; encoded by the exons ATGCATCGTGACTCTTGTCCGCTGGACTGCAAGGTTTACGTGGGTAACCTTGGAAACAATGGCAACAAAACTGAATTAGAGCGAGCTTTTGGCTACTATGGACCACTGCGCAGCGTGTGGGTGGCGAGGAATCCTCCTGGTTTTGCCTTCGTAGAGTTTGAAGATCCACGAGATGCAGCTGATGCAGTGAGAGAGCTAGATGGAAG AACCCTCTGTGGGTGTCGTGTCCGAGTGGAGCTCTCCAATGGTGAGAAACGGAGTCGGAACCGTGGCCCACCTCCATCCTGGGGCAGGCGTCCTCGAGATGACTATCGCAGAAGAAGTCCTCCTCCTCGTCGCAG ATCGCCGCGAAGGAGAAGCTTTTCTCGCAGCCGCAGCAG GTCCCTCTCCAGAgacagaagaagagagagatcACTCTCACGGGATAGGAATCACAAGCCTTCCCGTTCCTTTTCCAGGTCTCGCAG tcGTTCCAGGTCAAATGAGCGGAAATAG